The Campylobacter concisus genome has a window encoding:
- a CDS encoding DUF2614 family zinc ribbon-containing protein → MSNFFISIGFLITAIQIFASKKIARAYDSADYSFMGYFYLLSGVAALVGAILFFWLGYRSIKFKDIKKEFEYKWCDNCGKAIKVGKDTSWCPDCGKPLTKFNDKHGKKASKV, encoded by the coding sequence ATGAGTAATTTCTTTATATCTATTGGATTTTTGATAACTGCTATTCAAATTTTTGCTAGCAAGAAAATAGCAAGAGCATATGATAGTGCCGACTACTCTTTTATGGGATATTTCTACTTACTTTCTGGTGTAGCGGCATTAGTGGGCGCCATATTATTTTTTTGGCTTGGATATAGGTCTATTAAATTTAAAGATATCAAGAAAGAATTTGAATACAAGTGGTGTGATAACTGTGGCAAAGCCATTAAAGTTGGTAAAGATACCTCTTGGTGCCCAGATTGTGGCAAGCCGCTAACTAAATTTAACGACAAGCACGGTAAAAAAGCATCTAAAGTATAG